In Corynebacterium nuruki S6-4, the following proteins share a genomic window:
- a CDS encoding spermidine synthase: MSSRKRSYRGTSDNDDGPVAGIYEGDYGPIELEQDPYSAGGWLVSVNGVPSSHIVLGEPRELVFEYMRWIAVAVETHVRDHLDPATLRLTHLGGGACTLARYFADVYPASRNTVVELDGSLAVLARQWFDIPRSPRVKIRVDDAREVADAFTPASRDIIVRDAFAGAVTPEPLTTVEFFDHCRRGLSPGGIYVANCGDHHDLRGAKAELAGMAEVWEHVAVIADPPMLKGRRYGNIVLIASDVELPADGSPAMAAASRELLGGGVPAQYRDERWTRRFFSGAVARRD; encoded by the coding sequence ATGTCCTCCCGCAAGAGAAGCTACCGTGGCACGTCCGACAACGACGACGGCCCGGTCGCCGGGATCTACGAGGGCGACTACGGCCCGATCGAGCTGGAGCAGGACCCGTACTCCGCCGGCGGCTGGCTGGTGAGCGTCAACGGGGTGCCGAGTTCCCACATCGTCCTCGGCGAACCCCGGGAACTGGTCTTCGAGTACATGCGGTGGATCGCGGTCGCGGTCGAGACCCACGTGCGCGACCACCTGGACCCCGCCACGCTGCGGCTGACCCACCTCGGTGGCGGGGCCTGCACGCTGGCCCGCTATTTCGCCGACGTGTACCCGGCGTCCCGCAACACCGTCGTCGAGCTCGACGGGTCCCTGGCGGTGCTCGCCCGGCAGTGGTTCGACATCCCCCGCAGCCCCCGGGTGAAGATCCGGGTGGACGACGCCCGCGAGGTCGCCGACGCCTTCACCCCGGCCAGCCGCGACATCATCGTGCGGGACGCCTTCGCCGGCGCCGTGACCCCGGAACCGCTCACCACCGTGGAGTTCTTCGACCACTGCCGGCGGGGCCTCTCCCCCGGCGGGATCTACGTGGCGAACTGCGGGGACCACCATGACCTGCGCGGGGCGAAGGCGGAGCTCGCCGGTATGGCCGAGGTGTGGGAGCATGTCGCGGTCATCGCCGACCCCCCGATGCTCAAGGGGCGCCGCTACGGCAATATCGTGCTCATCGCCTCGGACGTGGAACTGCCCGCCGACGGCAGCCCGGCGATGGCCGCGGCGTCCCGGGAACTGCTCGGCGGCGGGGTGCCGGCGCAGTACAGGGACGAACGGTGGACCCGGCGGTTCTTCTCCGGGGCGGTGGCGCGGCGGGACTGA
- the pth gene encoding aminoacyl-tRNA hydrolase, protein MSILARLATLLGRHRQDAETVWDALPPAQWLIVGLGNPGLKYVHTRHNIGYRVVDELMRRHDERFIGVPGIPARVARTGVSEHGVLLVRPTTFMNESGQAVAPLAASYAIPADHVIVIHDELDLPAGTVRVKLGGNENGHNGLKSVTAELGTRDFVRIRVGIGRPDAGKSVVDHVLEPLQKGSLDLDALHDAVRTAADAAEIIADRGVPAAQNEIHGRR, encoded by the coding sequence ATGAGCATCCTCGCCCGCCTCGCCACCCTCCTCGGCCGTCACCGGCAGGACGCCGAGACGGTGTGGGACGCCCTGCCGCCCGCCCAGTGGCTCATCGTCGGCCTCGGCAACCCGGGGCTGAAGTACGTCCACACCCGCCACAACATCGGCTACCGCGTGGTCGACGAACTGATGCGCCGCCATGACGAGCGGTTCATCGGCGTCCCCGGCATACCGGCCCGCGTCGCCCGCACCGGGGTCAGTGAGCACGGCGTCCTGCTCGTCCGGCCGACGACCTTCATGAACGAGTCGGGTCAGGCCGTCGCCCCGCTGGCGGCGTCCTACGCCATCCCCGCCGACCACGTCATCGTCATCCACGACGAGCTGGATCTGCCGGCCGGGACCGTGCGGGTCAAACTCGGCGGCAACGAGAACGGCCACAACGGGCTGAAATCGGTCACCGCGGAACTCGGCACCCGCGACTTCGTGCGGATCCGGGTCGGGATCGGCCGGCCGGACGCCGGGAAGAGCGTGGTCGACCACGTCCTCGAGCCGCTGCAGAAGGGCAGTCTCGACCTGGACGCACTGCACGACGCGGTCCGGACCGCCGCGGACGCCGCCGAGATCATCGCCGACCGGGGTGTGCCCGCCGCCCAGAACGAGATCCACGGCCGGCGGTAG
- the pth gene encoding aminoacyl-tRNA hydrolase: MASVSSNTSSTPLLIVGLGNPGAEYEGTRHNIGAMVLDELAGDLGTGFSVNRKVNARVAETRVGDRRVILATPRSFMNLSGGPVKALTGYYGPGQVLVVHDELDLDPGTVKLKHGGGLNGHNGLRDIAKSLGTQDFDRIQVGIGRPPGRMSPASYVLKPFAKAERADLPVTLADAADLATAVARGEAA; the protein is encoded by the coding sequence ATGGCCTCCGTGAGCAGCAACACCTCATCCACTCCCCTCCTCATCGTGGGTCTCGGCAACCCCGGAGCGGAGTACGAGGGCACCCGGCACAACATCGGTGCCATGGTGCTCGACGAACTCGCCGGCGACCTCGGCACGGGGTTCAGCGTCAACCGGAAGGTCAATGCCCGCGTCGCGGAGACGCGGGTCGGTGACCGACGGGTCATCCTCGCCACCCCCCGCAGTTTCATGAACCTCTCCGGCGGGCCGGTCAAGGCCCTGACCGGCTACTACGGGCCCGGCCAGGTCCTCGTCGTCCACGACGAGCTGGACCTCGACCCGGGCACCGTGAAGCTCAAGCACGGCGGCGGTCTCAACGGGCACAACGGCCTCCGGGACATCGCCAAATCGCTGGGGACACAGGACTTCGACCGGATCCAGGTGGGGATCGGCCGCCCGCCGGGACGGATGTCCCCGGCGTCCTACGTCCTGAAACCGTTCGCGAAAGCGGAGCGCGCCGACCTCCCGGTCACCCTCGCGGACGCCGCCGACCTCGCCACCGCCGTGGCCCGCGGGGAGGCGGCATGA
- a CDS encoding 50S ribosomal protein L25/general stress protein Ctc → MATKIIEIAAQPRTEFGKGAARRLRRAWRVPGVVYASHQEPVHVSFDLLEFQGIVRNHGVNALVDVDVDGEKYLAIIKSVDQNVLTFDIDHADLLAVKRDETVAVDVQVLVEGELEPGVEYIQDADTVTVEANVLNIPEELTVSLVGKQIGDQILASDVELPEGATLVSDPETLVVNFTAPEDNEAEADSAAAETGAGEAPAAAEAEEPAATEESAE, encoded by the coding sequence ATGGCCACCAAGATCATCGAGATCGCCGCCCAGCCGCGCACCGAGTTCGGTAAGGGTGCCGCCCGCCGGCTGCGCCGCGCCTGGCGCGTCCCGGGCGTCGTCTACGCCTCCCACCAGGAGCCGGTCCACGTCAGCTTCGACCTCCTGGAGTTCCAGGGCATCGTCCGCAACCACGGCGTCAACGCCCTGGTCGACGTCGACGTCGACGGTGAGAAGTACCTCGCCATCATCAAGTCCGTCGACCAGAACGTGCTGACCTTCGACATCGACCACGCCGACCTCCTCGCCGTGAAGCGCGACGAGACCGTCGCCGTCGACGTCCAGGTCCTCGTCGAGGGCGAGCTGGAGCCGGGTGTCGAGTACATCCAGGACGCCGACACGGTCACCGTCGAGGCCAACGTCCTCAACATCCCGGAGGAGCTCACCGTCTCCCTCGTCGGCAAGCAGATCGGCGACCAGATCCTGGCCTCCGACGTCGAGCTGCCCGAGGGCGCCACCCTGGTCTCCGACCCGGAGACCCTGGTCGTCAACTTCACCGCCCCGGAGGACAACGAGGCCGAGGCCGACAGCGCCGCCGCCGAGACCGGTGCCGGCGAGGCCCCCGCTGCCGCCGAGGCCGAGGAGCCGGCCGCCACCGAGGAGTCCGCGGAGTAG
- a CDS encoding ribose-phosphate diphosphokinase: MSYWIDNQKNLMLFSGRAHPELGEAVARELGIELTPTTARDFANGEIFVRFEESVRGSDAFVLQSYPQPLNKAIMEQLIMIDALKRGSAKRITAILPFYPYARQDKKHRGREPISARLIADLMKTAGADRIVAVDLHTDQIQGFFDGPVDHMHAMPILTDYVRKNYGTDNIAIVSPDAGRVKTAEKWSNTLDGAPLAFVHKTRDIDVANKVTANRVIGDVEGRTCILIDDMIDTGGTIAGAVDVLRKAGAGDVIIATTHGVFSDPARERLNSCGACEIITTDTLPQNTEGWDNLTVLPIAPLVAKTIHEIFENGSVTTLFE, encoded by the coding sequence GTGTCCTACTGGATCGACAACCAGAAGAACCTCATGCTGTTCTCCGGTCGCGCCCACCCCGAACTGGGGGAGGCCGTGGCCCGCGAGCTGGGGATCGAGCTGACCCCCACCACTGCGCGCGACTTCGCCAACGGCGAGATCTTCGTCCGGTTCGAGGAGTCCGTCCGTGGGTCGGACGCCTTCGTCCTGCAGTCCTACCCGCAGCCGCTGAACAAGGCGATCATGGAGCAGCTCATCATGATCGACGCCCTCAAGCGCGGCTCCGCCAAGCGCATCACCGCGATCCTGCCGTTCTATCCGTACGCCCGGCAGGACAAGAAGCACCGCGGCCGCGAGCCCATCTCCGCCCGCCTCATCGCGGACCTGATGAAGACCGCCGGTGCCGACCGTATCGTCGCGGTCGACCTGCACACCGACCAGATCCAGGGTTTCTTCGACGGCCCGGTGGACCACATGCACGCCATGCCGATCCTCACCGACTACGTGCGGAAGAACTACGGCACCGACAACATCGCCATCGTCTCCCCGGACGCCGGCCGGGTGAAGACCGCCGAGAAGTGGTCGAACACCCTCGACGGTGCCCCGCTGGCCTTCGTCCACAAGACCCGCGACATCGACGTGGCGAACAAGGTGACCGCCAACCGTGTCATCGGTGACGTCGAGGGCCGCACCTGCATCCTCATCGACGACATGATCGACACCGGCGGCACCATCGCCGGCGCCGTCGACGTGCTGCGCAAGGCCGGGGCCGGCGATGTCATCATCGCCACCACCCACGGGGTGTTCTCCGACCCGGCCCGCGAGCGGCTGAACTCCTGCGGCGCCTGCGAGATCATCACGACGGACACGCTCCCGCAGAACACCGAGGGCTGGGACAACCTCACCGTCCTGCCGATCGCCCCGCTGGTGGCCAAGACGATCCACGAGATCTTCGAGAACGGTTCGGTCACCACGCTGTTCGAGTGA
- the glmU gene encoding bifunctional UDP-N-acetylglucosamine diphosphorylase/glucosamine-1-phosphate N-acetyltransferase GlmU, whose protein sequence is MKSATQKTLHAIGGRTLLSHSLHAADTVDPSLIVAVVGHGRDQVEPAARRVGEELDSDLTVAVQSEQLGTGHAVQCALPALAGFEGTIIVTNADVPLLTGETLAALSAAHTEVPTAVTVLTMEETDPTGYGRIIRNDAGEVTAIIEEKDATAEQKRVTEVNSGVFAFDAGVLRDALTRLHTDNAQGELYLTDVLGIARADGHPVRAHLAADARELAGVNDRVQLAAAGRELNRRTVEAAMRGGATVVDPLTTWIDVEVTVGADVTILPGVQLQGRTVIADNVTVGPDSTLEDVEVGEGAHVTRTHARQSVIGPRADVGPFTYLRPGTDLGEGGKLGGFVEAKNATIGRGSKVPHLTYVGDATIGEESNIGASSVFVNYDGVDKHHTTVGDHVRTGSDTMFIAPVTVGDGAYSGAGTVIKDDVPAGALVVSGGHQRNIEGWVQRKRPGTPAAKAAEAAERAAEQQ, encoded by the coding sequence ATGAAGTCCGCCACCCAGAAGACACTCCACGCCATCGGCGGCCGCACCCTGCTCTCCCACAGCCTGCACGCCGCGGACACGGTCGACCCCTCGCTCATCGTCGCCGTCGTCGGCCACGGCCGTGACCAGGTCGAGCCCGCCGCCCGCCGGGTCGGCGAGGAGCTCGATTCCGACCTGACCGTCGCCGTCCAGTCCGAGCAGCTCGGCACCGGGCACGCGGTGCAGTGCGCGCTGCCCGCCCTGGCCGGCTTCGAGGGCACCATCATCGTGACGAACGCGGACGTCCCGCTGCTCACCGGTGAGACCCTCGCCGCGCTCAGCGCCGCCCACACCGAGGTCCCCACCGCCGTCACCGTGCTGACGATGGAGGAGACCGATCCCACCGGCTACGGCCGCATCATCCGCAACGACGCCGGCGAGGTCACCGCCATCATCGAGGAGAAGGACGCCACCGCCGAGCAGAAGCGCGTCACCGAGGTGAACTCCGGGGTCTTCGCCTTCGACGCGGGCGTCCTGCGGGACGCACTGACCCGGCTGCACACCGACAACGCCCAGGGTGAGCTGTACCTCACCGACGTCCTCGGCATCGCCCGGGCCGACGGACATCCGGTGCGCGCCCACCTCGCCGCGGACGCCCGGGAACTCGCCGGCGTCAACGACCGCGTCCAGCTCGCCGCCGCCGGCCGTGAGCTCAACCGCCGCACCGTGGAGGCCGCCATGCGCGGCGGGGCCACCGTCGTGGATCCCCTGACCACCTGGATCGACGTCGAGGTCACGGTCGGCGCCGACGTGACGATCCTGCCCGGCGTCCAGCTGCAGGGCCGGACCGTCATCGCCGACAACGTCACCGTCGGACCGGACTCGACCCTCGAGGACGTCGAGGTCGGCGAGGGTGCCCACGTCACCCGGACCCACGCCCGGCAGTCCGTCATCGGCCCGCGCGCCGACGTCGGCCCGTTCACCTACCTGCGTCCGGGCACGGACCTCGGCGAGGGCGGCAAGCTCGGCGGCTTCGTCGAGGCGAAGAACGCCACCATCGGCCGGGGGTCGAAGGTGCCGCACCTGACCTATGTCGGGGATGCCACCATCGGTGAGGAGTCCAACATCGGCGCCTCGTCCGTCTTCGTCAACTACGACGGGGTGGACAAGCACCACACCACCGTCGGCGACCACGTCCGGACCGGGTCGGACACGATGTTCATCGCCCCGGTCACCGTCGGCGACGGCGCGTACTCGGGCGCCGGCACCGTGATCAAGGACGATGTCCCGGCGGGCGCACTCGTCGTCTCCGGCGGCCACCAGCGCAACATCGAGGGCTGGGTGCAGCGCAAGCGTCCCGGTACTCCGGCCGCCAAGGCCGCAGAGGCCGCCGAGCGCGCGGCAGAGCAGCAGTAA
- the mfd gene encoding transcription-repair coupling factor: MSTAPLSGVLRTVAEDPKLTGLVTHVGDRRLHIQGPEAAWSFALGTLAQHAPVTVITTTGRQAEDLTAELTAMLGDGVELFPAWETLPHERLSPGVETVAQRMAVLHRIAHGKVRVLVAPTRSAVQPVMAGLGDIEPVRLREGEELDFGAVQQRLVELGYTHSDIVGRRGEFATRGGILDIFPGTADAPVRVEFWGDEISEVRVFSTADQRTVPGTDPGEILVHPVRELLITPAVRERAAELARDNAGNPELAEALDRISQGTPVQGMESLIPVLFDGEMQTLPELMPAGTHTVELSPAAVRRRAEDLIATGKEFLAAGWEVAAMGGAAPVDVAAIDPDSVDRAGYRTVDALRGTQDRLDRPWWTVSPTGMADWDREDDGDGSDAADEPLLLDFAPAPAPHGDLEAIGHLMTTVRERVEAGGRVAYAAPNATVVARMLRRFREAGIAAEAVGVDLDGITGQGRMRRSKHATSDRPAEGTVSIYAAVAHGGLDARGLLFITETDVTGNRVDASTTGKRKAAKKRNRVDPLALEPGDLVVHDQHGIGRFVKMTERTVGKGADASRREYLVLEYAPSKRGGPGDQLYVPMDQLDMLSRYVGGEKPALSKMGGSDWKNTKKKARGAVREIAAELVQLYAARQAAPGFAFDPDNQWTRQMEEAFPFTETEDQYNAIEAVKSDMEKPVPMDRVIVGDVGYGKTEVAVRAAFKAVQSGKQVAVLVPTTLLAQQHYRTFVERMQDFPTVIRELSRFTPKKESAAVLAGLADGTVDIVIGTHRLLATGVQWKNLGLVIVDEEQRFGVEHKEHIKSLRTHVDVLTMSATPIPRTLEMSMAGIREMSTILTPPQDRHPVLTYVGVQEDKQVAAAVRRELLRDGQVFYLHNRVKSIEQAAAHIRELVPEARVVVAHGQMSEEQLETTVQGFWDREFDVLVCTTIVETGLDIANANTLIVENAHHMGLSQLHQLRGRVGRSRERAYAYFLYPKGETLTETSYERLSTIAQNNELGAGMNVAMKDLEMRGAGNVLGAEQSGHIAGVGFDLYVRLVGEAVEAFHAMADGEVVDGTGQAEKKEIRVDLPVDAHIPVTYIASERLRLEAYRKLAEAETDEDIDSVLEELVDRYGDLPAEVGRLAVVSRLRLVCRDLGITEVVQTGQKISFSPVTLPDSGQVRLKRLFPAAMYRPTPKTVLVPVPKQGAGMRAVALRDLELVQWCADAMTDLAAVPRRNLLEPEPVTR, encoded by the coding sequence ATGAGCACCGCACCCCTGTCCGGCGTCCTGCGTACCGTCGCCGAAGATCCGAAACTGACGGGGCTGGTGACGCACGTCGGTGACCGTCGCCTCCACATCCAGGGGCCGGAGGCCGCCTGGTCCTTCGCCCTCGGCACGCTCGCACAGCACGCGCCGGTGACCGTCATCACCACCACCGGACGCCAGGCCGAGGACCTCACCGCCGAACTGACCGCCATGCTCGGCGACGGGGTGGAACTGTTCCCCGCCTGGGAGACCCTGCCGCACGAGCGGCTGTCGCCGGGGGTCGAGACCGTCGCACAGCGCATGGCGGTCCTCCACCGGATCGCCCACGGAAAGGTGCGGGTCCTCGTCGCCCCGACCCGGTCCGCGGTCCAGCCGGTCATGGCGGGACTCGGGGACATCGAGCCGGTCCGGCTGCGCGAAGGTGAGGAACTGGACTTCGGGGCCGTGCAGCAGCGCCTCGTGGAACTCGGCTACACCCACTCCGACATCGTCGGCCGCCGGGGCGAGTTCGCCACCCGCGGCGGCATCCTCGACATCTTCCCCGGCACCGCGGACGCCCCGGTCCGTGTCGAGTTCTGGGGCGACGAGATCAGCGAAGTGCGGGTCTTCTCGACCGCGGATCAGCGCACCGTCCCGGGCACGGACCCCGGCGAGATCCTCGTCCACCCGGTCCGCGAACTCCTCATCACCCCCGCGGTCCGGGAGCGGGCGGCGGAGCTGGCCCGCGACAACGCCGGCAACCCGGAACTCGCCGAGGCGCTCGACCGGATCAGCCAGGGCACCCCCGTGCAGGGGATGGAGTCCCTCATCCCGGTGCTGTTCGACGGGGAGATGCAGACCCTGCCCGAGCTCATGCCCGCCGGGACCCACACCGTCGAACTGTCCCCGGCCGCCGTCCGGCGCCGTGCCGAGGACCTCATCGCGACGGGGAAGGAGTTCCTCGCCGCCGGCTGGGAGGTCGCCGCGATGGGTGGGGCGGCACCGGTGGACGTCGCCGCGATCGACCCGGACTCGGTCGACCGCGCCGGCTACCGCACGGTCGACGCCCTGCGCGGCACCCAGGACCGGCTGGACCGGCCGTGGTGGACGGTCTCGCCGACCGGCATGGCCGACTGGGACCGGGAGGACGACGGGGACGGCAGTGACGCGGCCGACGAGCCGCTGCTGCTCGACTTCGCCCCGGCCCCCGCCCCGCACGGTGACCTGGAGGCCATCGGCCACCTCATGACGACCGTCCGGGAGCGGGTCGAGGCCGGCGGCCGGGTCGCCTACGCCGCCCCGAACGCCACCGTCGTCGCCCGGATGCTCCGCCGGTTCCGGGAGGCGGGCATCGCCGCCGAGGCGGTGGGCGTGGACCTTGACGGCATCACCGGACAGGGGCGCATGCGGCGGTCGAAGCACGCCACGTCCGACCGGCCCGCCGAGGGCACCGTGAGCATCTACGCCGCCGTCGCCCACGGCGGACTGGACGCCCGCGGGCTGCTGTTCATCACCGAGACCGACGTCACCGGCAACCGGGTGGACGCCTCCACCACCGGCAAACGCAAGGCCGCCAAGAAGCGCAACCGGGTCGACCCGCTGGCCCTGGAGCCCGGGGACCTGGTGGTCCACGACCAGCACGGTATCGGCCGGTTCGTGAAGATGACCGAACGTACTGTCGGCAAGGGGGCGGACGCCTCCCGCCGGGAGTACCTCGTGCTGGAGTACGCGCCGAGCAAGCGCGGTGGTCCCGGCGACCAGCTGTACGTGCCGATGGACCAGCTCGACATGCTGTCGCGCTATGTCGGCGGCGAGAAGCCCGCCCTGTCGAAGATGGGCGGGTCGGACTGGAAGAACACCAAGAAGAAGGCCCGCGGCGCGGTCCGGGAGATCGCCGCCGAACTCGTGCAGCTCTACGCCGCCCGGCAGGCGGCCCCCGGTTTCGCCTTCGACCCGGACAACCAGTGGACCCGGCAGATGGAGGAGGCCTTCCCCTTCACCGAGACCGAGGACCAGTACAACGCCATCGAGGCGGTCAAGTCCGACATGGAGAAGCCGGTGCCGATGGACCGTGTCATCGTCGGCGACGTCGGCTACGGCAAGACCGAGGTGGCGGTGCGCGCCGCGTTCAAGGCGGTGCAGTCGGGGAAACAGGTCGCCGTGCTCGTCCCGACCACCCTGCTGGCCCAGCAGCACTACCGCACCTTCGTCGAACGGATGCAGGACTTCCCGACGGTGATCCGGGAACTGTCGCGGTTCACCCCGAAGAAGGAGTCGGCCGCCGTCCTCGCCGGGCTGGCCGACGGGACCGTCGACATCGTCATCGGCACCCACCGGCTGCTCGCCACCGGTGTGCAGTGGAAGAACCTCGGCCTCGTCATCGTCGACGAGGAGCAGCGCTTCGGTGTGGAGCACAAGGAGCACATCAAGTCGCTGCGCACCCACGTCGACGTCCTCACCATGTCCGCCACCCCGATTCCGCGCACCCTCGAGATGTCGATGGCCGGGATCCGGGAGATGTCGACGATCCTCACCCCGCCGCAGGACCGGCACCCGGTGCTCACCTACGTCGGCGTCCAGGAGGACAAGCAGGTCGCCGCCGCGGTCCGCCGCGAACTGCTGCGCGACGGGCAGGTCTTCTACCTGCACAACCGGGTGAAGTCGATCGAACAGGCGGCGGCGCACATCCGGGAACTGGTGCCCGAGGCGCGGGTCGTCGTCGCCCACGGGCAGATGAGCGAGGAACAGCTCGAGACCACCGTCCAGGGGTTCTGGGACCGGGAGTTCGACGTGCTCGTCTGCACCACCATCGTGGAGACCGGGCTGGACATCGCGAACGCCAACACCCTCATCGTGGAGAACGCCCACCACATGGGCCTGTCGCAGCTGCACCAGCTGCGTGGCCGGGTGGGCCGGTCCCGGGAGCGGGCCTACGCCTACTTCCTCTACCCGAAGGGCGAGACACTCACCGAGACGTCCTATGAACGGCTGTCGACCATCGCCCAGAACAACGAGCTCGGGGCGGGCATGAACGTGGCGATGAAGGACCTGGAGATGCGCGGGGCCGGCAACGTCCTCGGCGCCGAACAGTCCGGGCACATCGCCGGCGTCGGCTTCGACCTCTACGTCCGGCTGGTGGGGGAGGCCGTCGAGGCCTTCCACGCGATGGCCGACGGCGAGGTCGTCGACGGGACCGGGCAGGCGGAGAAGAAGGAGATCCGCGTCGACCTGCCGGTGGACGCCCACATCCCGGTCACCTACATCGCCAGCGAGCGACTGCGGCTCGAGGCCTACCGCAAGCTCGCCGAGGCGGAGACCGACGAGGACATCGACAGTGTGCTCGAGGAACTCGTCGACCGCTACGGTGACCTGCCGGCGGAGGTCGGGCGCCTCGCGGTGGTCTCCCGGCTGCGGCTGGTGTGCCGCGACCTGGGCATCACCGAGGTCGTGCAGACCGGTCAGAAGATCAGCTTCAGCCCGGTCACCCTGCCGGACTCCGGCCAGGTCCGGCTCAAGCGGCTGTTCCCCGCCGCGATGTACCGGCCGACGCCGAAGACGGTGCTCGTCCCGGTGCCGAAGCAGGGTGCCGGGATGCGGGCGGTCGCGCTGCGTGACCTGGAACTGGTGCAGTGGTGTGCGGACGCGATGACCGACCTGGCGGCCGTTCCGCGCCGGAATCTGCTCGAGCCGGAGCCGGTGACCCGCTGA
- a CDS encoding MazG nucleotide pyrophosphohydrolase domain-containing protein, which yields MSVVLLDPRFPAMLPVEAVPLLGADIAYTEEVPVRVRWVIADLGGHTVDEAEVLVTTDLANELVQYRLDHGDTLIKAPSLLVAMEPDREIEAPGAASAPEIPVSGAGYVDGEIVGTDEHTVAVAGLRRTSRTEIPASVMDELEDAVALMTRALRQGEWEQAQTHHSLLAYLREETEELAEVIDAPGDLDEQELCRELSDILLQVLFHAEIANRRGSFDIGHVAGAFVAKMRSRAPYLFEEVERPVSREEQDRLWAEGRAREGKEPYKPSHPAPTAEPDSEPAEPAEPSSPLSAADEVIRTARARGYKDADIPTELRFPMLGLENDAPGDAARRLTKAVGQFRRQLAEDSSAAEQ from the coding sequence ATGTCAGTCGTTCTCCTGGATCCCCGGTTCCCCGCCATGCTGCCGGTCGAAGCCGTACCGCTGCTGGGCGCCGACATCGCGTACACCGAGGAGGTGCCGGTCCGGGTGCGGTGGGTCATCGCCGATCTCGGTGGCCACACCGTGGACGAGGCGGAGGTGCTCGTCACCACCGATCTCGCCAATGAGCTGGTGCAGTACCGGCTCGACCACGGCGACACCCTCATCAAGGCGCCGAGCCTGCTCGTCGCCATGGAGCCGGACCGGGAGATCGAGGCGCCGGGGGCGGCGTCCGCACCGGAGATCCCGGTCTCGGGCGCCGGGTACGTCGACGGGGAGATCGTCGGCACCGACGAACACACCGTCGCCGTCGCCGGACTGCGGCGCACCTCACGCACCGAGATCCCCGCCTCCGTCATGGACGAGCTCGAGGACGCCGTGGCGCTCATGACCCGGGCACTGCGCCAGGGGGAGTGGGAGCAGGCGCAGACCCACCACAGTCTGCTGGCCTACCTGCGGGAGGAGACCGAGGAACTCGCCGAGGTCATCGACGCCCCGGGTGACCTGGACGAGCAGGAGCTGTGCCGGGAGCTCTCCGACATCCTGCTGCAGGTGCTCTTCCACGCCGAGATCGCCAACCGGCGCGGCTCCTTCGACATCGGTCACGTCGCGGGTGCGTTCGTGGCGAAGATGCGGTCCCGGGCCCCGTACCTGTTCGAGGAGGTCGAGCGGCCGGTGTCCCGGGAGGAGCAGGACCGGCTGTGGGCCGAGGGGCGGGCCCGGGAGGGGAAGGAACCGTACAAGCCCTCCCACCCGGCGCCGACGGCTGAGCCGGACTCTGAGCCTGCTGAGCCTGCTGAGCCCTCCTCCCCGCTGTCGGCGGCGGACGAGGTCATCCGCACCGCCCGGGCCCGTGGCTACAAGGACGCGGACATCCCCACCGAGCTCCGGTTCCCGATGCTCGGGCTGGAGAACGACGCACCGGGGGACGCCGCCCGGCGGCTCACGAAGGCTGTCGGGCAGTTCCGTCGGCAGCTCGCTGAAGATTCCTCCGCAGCGGAGCAGTGA
- a CDS encoding metal ABC transporter permease gives MLTYEFIQRALVVSTVTAVIAGLLSCWLVLIGWSLMGDAVSHAVLPGVVVSYIVGWPFAVGALIAALVAVGLVGGVRERTTLKGDTAIGVVFTALFALGLVLVSVTPAGTNLQEILFGNLLGISQDALIQVLIFGVIAFVVMVTLRRSITAWAFDPAHARAVGMPTGLIRGAVMVCLALVVVAAMQAVGVILVVAMLITPGATAYLLTRRFSRMLLIAPLVAWVSSVAGICLSYWTDVSAGGTIVLVQAGIFVLVYLFAPREGLVTAPLRRNLQRAADGTARQPS, from the coding sequence ATGCTGACCTACGAATTCATCCAGCGCGCCCTCGTCGTCTCCACCGTCACCGCCGTCATCGCCGGACTGCTGTCCTGCTGGCTGGTGCTCATCGGCTGGTCGCTGATGGGGGACGCCGTCTCCCACGCCGTCCTGCCCGGCGTCGTCGTCTCCTACATCGTCGGCTGGCCGTTCGCCGTCGGCGCCCTCATCGCCGCCCTCGTCGCCGTCGGCCTCGTCGGCGGCGTCCGGGAACGCACCACGCTGAAGGGCGACACGGCCATCGGCGTGGTGTTCACCGCCCTGTTCGCCCTCGGACTCGTCCTCGTCTCCGTCACCCCGGCGGGCACGAACCTCCAGGAGATCCTCTTCGGCAATCTGCTGGGTATCTCGCAGGACGCCCTGATCCAGGTCCTCATCTTCGGCGTCATCGCCTTCGTCGTCATGGTGACCCTGCGCCGCAGCATCACCGCCTGGGCCTTCGACCCCGCCCACGCCCGCGCCGTCGGGATGCCGACCGGCCTGATCCGCGGCGCGGTGATGGTGTGCCTCGCCCTCGTCGTCGTCGCGGCGATGCAGGCGGTGGGCGTCATCCTCGTCGTCGCCATGCTCATCACCCCCGGCGCGACGGCCTACCTGCTCACCCGCCGGTTCTCCCGGATGCTCCTCATCGCCCCGCTGGTGGCCTGGGTGAGTTCGGTCGCCGGCATCTGCCTGAGCTACTGGACCGATGTCTCCGCCGGCGGCACGATCGTGCTCGTCCAGGCGGGCATCTTCGTGCTCGTCTACCTCTTCGCCCCGCGCGAGGGGCTGGTCACTGCTCCGCTGCGGAGGAATCTTCAGCGAGCTGCCGACGGAACTGCCCGACAGCCTTCGTGA